The Myroides phaeus DNA segment AAATCTTGGTAGAAGAAACAAGAAATTTGCCTAATAAAGGACAATTTGCTGTTGCAATGATCGATGATAAGAATGTTACTTATTACGGATTTAAGAAAAATGGAGAAAAGATTGCAAAAGAAGACAACGCTACCAAGCAGTTTTCTTTGGCAAATTTAAGTACAATATTTACCTCAGCGGCTTTAGCGAATGCTTCTGTAAATAAGGGCGTTGATATTACTTCAATGATAAATCAGTATTATGATTTTCCGTTGTATAAGGATACACAGGTGAGTTTAGTGAAATTAGCAAATCATTCGGCTTTTGTACCTATGCTACCTCCTGTGAGTGATGAGGCTATGCAAAATGAAGACGATTATTTGGGTAATTACTCAAGTAAACAATTGGAAGATTACTTGAAGAATCAATTTGTTTTGGACTCTATAGATAATAGTAAGAGACAAAGTTTTTCCTTTCTTGGATATGCTGTGTTAGGTAATACCTTGAGTAAGATATACAACAAGCCATTCACGAACATTATAGATGATGTGGTATTTAGCAAATATGGTATGCACAATTCATCTATGTTGATTCCTAAAAAGAAGAAGCATTTGGTAAAAGGAATTCGAATGGATCACAAAGAGATGTATCCACCAAAGGTTGAAGCGTTATTACCATCAAGTGGTGGAGTAACTACTTTGGAGGATATGACAAAGTTTGTACAAGCACAGTTTAATAAAGAAGATAAAGTTTTACAATTAACACAAAAGCCGACACTTATTGTATCTCATAACTATTGGATTGGTTTAGGATGGAAGATAGGTTCGCCTTTTAACTCGCCAAATCCTTTATATTTTAGTAGAGGAATAGATGGTGGGTATTCCAACTATGTAGCTTTTGATCCAATAGCTAAAAAAGGAGTGGTAATTTTATCCAATAGTTCATCAGAAGACGCATTAGCTACTTTAGATGAGTTAAGCTATAAATTGGTTGTAAAACTATTAGAGGAATAGAGAATAAAACATTCTGATATAAAACTAAAAAAGGAGATACTTCTGAAGTATCTCCTTTTTCATTTACTTAGTGGTATCTGTAGAGGGTTTATTCGCTTTTTTTGGTCGTCTTACTCCATAAGATTTATTCACGATTTTACCTCTTTTTGTTTTTAGATCACCTTTTCCCATAATTGCTTAACGGTTTTAAATTAATAAATTATTTGACTTCTCTTCTGAAAACAACAGAATATCCCAATATACAAAAAAAGAGGGAGATAAGCGTTTAAATTTTAGAGTAATAGCTTTGTAAGTAGCTTTTATGGGGAGTAGTTAACCCAATGACTTTGGTGTTTGTGGGTATGTAGGGGAAGAGATAATTTTTTATTTTGCAACAAAAAAAGTTACATTTACTTAAAATCTAAAAATATCAAGAAATGACTACATTACAAATAGGAGATAAAGCACCAGATTTTAAAGGAGTTGATCAAGCAGGAAATACACATCAGTTAGGAGATTATAAAGGAAAAAAATTGATTGTTTTCTTTTATCCAAAAGCAAGTACACCAGGTTGTACTGCCGAGGCTTGTAACTTGAGAGATAATTATGAGATATTAAAAGAAAAAGGATATGAGTTATTAGGTGTAAGTGCTGATTCTGCCGAAAGACAACAGAAGTTTATCGATAAGAATAGTTTGCCTTTTCCATTGCTTGCAGATGAAAATAGAGAGGTGTTAAACGCATTTGGAGTTTGGGGACCTAAGAAATTTATGGGGCGTACCTATGATGGTATTCACCGCAGCACTTTTGTTATTGATGAGAATGGCGTTTTAACCGATGTAATTACTAAGGTTAAAACAAAAGATCACGCTACTCAGATTTTAGAAAAATAAGTAAACTATAAAGAGGCGTTTTTTCAAATGCCTCTTTTTTTTGCTCAAAAAGTAGGGAGTCATCGCGCTTTTAAAGTGTATGATTTATGTTATCAATTGATTAGTAGGTTGTTTGGGAAAAGTAGCTTACAATTATAATCGAATTACTATGGAAAAGAAAATAAATAAAGACGAGTTATATCTCTTGAAAGAGTGTAGTTCAATTAGTGATACTAAGTTGAATGAGCTCTTAGAGGAACATAGTTATGCCAAGGTTAGTGAGTGGAGAATGTTTATTTCTTACTTTATGCTTGCTTTAGGAGCAGGTTTAGCATTAAGTGGTGTGGTATTCTTTTTTGCGTACAATTGGACAGAGATGTCGAGTTTTGCAAAGTTTGCTGTTATTATCTTGTTGCTTATAGCGGCTATTGGCTTATCAGTTGTAAAAGGGATAGATTCCTTAATCGGAAAAGTTGCTCTTTTGGGAGGATCAGTTTTAGTGGGGGTACTTTTCGCTGTTTTTGGACAAGTATATCAGACAGGAGCAAATGCTTATGACTTGTTTTTAATGTGGGTTTTAGCCATTACAGCTTGGACATTCGTTTCTAAGTTTACACCTCAATGGTTACTATATGCTGTATTAGCAAATACCACCTTATCCTTATATTTTATACAAGCTGTAAAGGGAAGTAATGCCTTTTACGTGCTATTATCTTTATTAGTATTAAATCTATCGCTATTAGGATTACCTTATATCATTGGTAAATACCAAGAATTTAAAGAAGCTATTTACTACAAAGCAATAATGACTTTTGCAAGTTATGTTATAGGTGTTGTGGGTATAGGGTTTATCGTATTCACCAAGAGTGTAAAATATTCAAAAAGTGAATTGACAGGGATGCTTCCTTTGTTGGTTATTACGATAGCCGGAATAATCTTAGGATACTTACAAAGTGAAAAGCGAAAAGACATCCTGTTATATAGTTATTCGTTATTGGCCGTTGTTTCTATAGGCTTTATTGTACTAATTCGCTTATTTGATTTAGGGATAGAATCCTTGTTGGTTTATGCTATTTATATAGTTGGAACAACAATGGGGATGATAAAGATGATTACACACAAACTAAAAATGTGGAAAGATGAAAGAGCATAATTCGTTAGATAAAGTAATCAATAATCTTGAGAGTCAAGGTGTGGTTATAGATAAAGAAAAGCTTGCCGAATTACAGCATACAAACTCCGTTAAAACAGTTTTTATCAAGGTTATTGCTGTTATAGGAGGACTATTAGGAATGACAATGTTTATGGGCTTTTTATTTATGCTTTTTGAGCGTAATTTATCAGAAGGCTTACCCTTGTTTATTGTTAGTGTAATTTTATTTGGAGCTACATATTTTATTAATAAAAGCAATGCAAGTGCTATCAAAGACGGTTTAGCTGTGGCAACTTTTATATCTGGTTTTGCCTTGTTTGAAACAGCAATTGCGGTTGGAGATTATGCTAAAGTAGATGTAATAATTGCATTGGTGGGATTAATATTATCAGTTATTTCATTGTTTGTTTATAGAAATCAGATTATCACATTCTTAGCATCAGCTGGGGTATTGATTAGTATTAATTGTCTGCTTGTTTTTAAAGGACTATATGTAGTGTTGCCTATTTATATGAGTTTAATAATCCTATTTACGGTTTATTTATTCTACAAAGAAGAGGTGATTAGATGCAAAAACACATTGATGAGTCAGCTATATACACCTGTATTTACAGCAACTTTTTGTTACACTTTATTTATGAGTGTAATGGGGTCAACAATGCGTTATTTTCACTATTTCAATGCCGTTTCTGTTGCGTCAAGAGTTGTTTTGATTCTTGTATTAATAGCGTCAACGGTTCTTACAGTGCATTTAATGATGCAGAAATTACAAATAATGTCAGTTGTTACAAAAGGAATTATTTACGCGTTACTTTTATTCTTTTTGTACTTCGTAGGATTCGATTACCCAGCTTTTTCAGTCAGTGTTTTATTTATTTTGTGGTCATTCAAAACACAGTATAAGGTTGGATTTGTTTTGTCTGTTTTCGCTTTAATTTGGTCGATGGGAATGTTTTATTATGATTTGAGAATCACCTTATTAACAAAGTCTATTTCACTTATGTTAAGTGGTATATTCTTTTTAGCAATGTATTGGTTAATTCAAAAAAATTGGAAGAAAGATGAAACAGTCTAAAACAACAATCATCATCATTGCTACTTTGGTAGTTGTGCTTTTATTATTTGTAAAAGCGGTGATGAATAAGGAGAATACGATTAAAGAAGGTAAACTTGTTTTGTTAGAACTTGCACCTGTTGACCCACGATCGTTGATGCAAGGGGATTATATGGAGTTAAATTACGCTATTACACGTGAAGGTAGAAGTTGGCGAGCAGTTCAGGTTGCAAGTGAGGCATTTTTTGCTAATGATTCAATAAGTAATAATAGTATAGCACTCGATGAAGCGATAGCGTTACAAGAGAAGAAAATTAAGGAGTCGAAAGAGATTGGAGTACGAGGATATGTGCTATTAGATATTGATGCTAATCAAGTAGGACATTATGTAAAGATGACAGATCAAATAGGAGAGATTGGAGAAGGACAAGTTTACATTAAATTTTTCAACAACACAGATTGGAGTTATAATATTGGAGCAGAGAGTTTCTTTTTTCAAGAAGGAGATGCAGAGAAATATGAAAAGGCGAAATACGGAGGTCTTCGGGTAGATGATAAAGGAAATAGTATTTTGATAGGGATGTATGACGAGTCCTTACAATTAATAAAATAGTAAAAAAGCGAACTGAGAGGTTCGCTTTTTTTATGGTTAAATGGTGCGAGAGTAATTTACTAATCAGGTGACGTAAATATATTTATTTACAAAGTGTGGTTTTTTTACATTATATTTATTTGACTATAAATGCATTAGTTGGTTTTGTGTTGGAGTATTTATAGCGGTGAGGGGTATTAAATGGCTACTTGTAATCTTAGATTATAAGCTAAAAGCAATTGTTAATTAGAAACCAAAATAAAAATAGATATGAAAAACCAATTAATTTTAGGCTTACTATTGTCAGGGATGATCGTTGTAGGTTGTAATAAGAAAGGGGATGGTACTGATGTGGAATCTTTAGAAAACATAGAAAGCACTAATTTAGAAACACATCCAGAAATTTTAAGTACAGAGGAGATAGATATTGCAACAGAAGAAATAGACGATATTAAGTTGAACACGATCTATGAGCAGACAGTAGAGATGTATAAAGATAATCTTGTTGATAGAAAGAAAGAGGTTAAGAAAATGACTTCTAAAGAGGTAGAAGCAGCTATTGATGAGTATATGGCAGTATGTAATAAACAAAGAGGATATCTTGATGCAGATGGACAAGAAGATGTAAAAGTATTTCAAGAAATGGGAGAGAATGTTACTAAGATGGGGCAAATAATTGAAGATATGTCCTATGCTTTAACAAAGATGGATAAAGAAGACGGAATGAAGTGGGTAAGGGCTTGGTTAAAGGGGATTGAAATAGCACAGAGATAAATGTAAAGCGAACGATATGGTTCGCTTTTTTTGGCATAATAAATGTAAATTGCAAGGAATATTTTATAACAACGAGAAATGAAGGTATTTGGTTATCTATTTATTTTTATCGGTATAATTGCCGTATTTGTAACACTTAACGGCATTGGAGAAGATATGCCACAAGAGGTATTTGTAGTCATTAGTTTATTGGCTATTATTCTTGGAGCTTACTTTTTATATAAAGACAAGCAAAAAGGGGATAGTTTATAATTCTTCTGTTTTACTAATATCTAAAATATTTCTATTATTAATAGATTCGTTCTATATTTGCAGCAGTATAAACGAAAAATAGTCTAAATGTACACATCTAAGTAAGAATTGGTTGCTTAACCAATTGAGATATGCTTGAAGAAAGCATTGGAATGGTTAAATCATTTTTAAATGATAGCATTGTGCTATCCAATACTTAGTATCGTGTATATATAAAATTTATTGACCGTGAGGAGTGGTGTACGGGCCACATATCAAGTATTCACATCAATATCAATTAGACTATGAGTATAGTTATCACTAACTTATCTTATCAGCATCCCAATAAGGAGATGTTATTTTCCAGATTAAATCTTACAATCAATCAAGGAGAGAGAGTCAATATTATAGGGCGTAATGGTACAGGAAAAAGTACCTTATTAAAACTTATAGCCCAACAATTAGTTACCACAGAAGGAAATATAATGGTTAAAGGAGACTTGTTCTTTTTTAAACAAAATATGCGTTTCCAAAGTGGAGACAGGGTTAAAGATGCCTTAGGAGTTGCTTCAAAACTAAATGCCTTACAAAAGATTTTAGCAGGTACGGTTGATGAAAGTTGTTATGAAATCTTAAATGACGAATGGGATATAGAAGAACGTATCAAAGAAGCTATGTGCTTTTGGGGCATAGAAGAAATAACCATTGATCGTCCAATGCAAGAGTTAAGTGGCGGACAACAAACCAAAGTGTATTTAGCGAGTTTAATGTTGTACAGGGCTGATATATTACTGTTAGACGAGCCCACTAACCACTTGGATAGTTACACAAAAGAACTGTTTTACAAGTTTATTGATACGTATAAAGGAACAATAGTTTTGGTTAGCCATGATCGTGCATTATTAAATAGACAACATATTACTTATGAATTGTCTGCTTTAGGAATTAAGCGCTATGGAGGAAATTACGATTACTACAGACAAGAAAAACAAATACAAGTAGATAGTTTACTTCAAAAGTTAGATAATACTACGAAGGAACTAAAAGCAGCTAAAAAAGAACAAGCCAATAGAAATAATCAACTTATTAAAGAGCAAGCGCAAAATAAGAAGGCGGAAAAGAAAGCAGGTTTGCCTAAAATTGTTATCAATGCCTTTAAAAACAAAGCTGAAAATAGTAGTGCTAAGTTACAAGGTGTTCACGAAGAGAGACGAAATAGCTTAGTACGTGATATGGCTAATATCCGCGAGAACATTGAAAGGGATAAAATATTTGATATTCGCTTTCCAAATAGCCAATTGCACAAAGGTAAAATACTATGGAAGATAGAGAATGTTAACTATTGTTTTCCAAATCAAGAAAAGAACCTTTGGAGCAATGATTTAAACTTTACAATAGAGAGTGGTGAACGCATTTTAATAAAGGGGAATAATGGTTCGGGTAAAACTACGTTATTCAAATTGTTCTTAGATAAGATAAAACCAATAGGTAAGATAAGTTATGCCAAGTGTAACATTGTCTATCTGGATCAATTTTATTCTTTATTGGATAGTGATTTGACTGTGTCAGAACAATTAGCTGTATTTAATTATTTAAGGCTGCCTTCTGAAGAAATTCATAACCTTTTGTTTCAATACGGAATTGGCGTAGAGTTATGGAGCAACCCAGTTTATACATTGAGTGGGGGAGAGAAATTAAAACTTGCTTTATGTTGTTTAAATATCGGATATGAAAATATAGATGTCTTGCTTTTAGACGAACCTACGAATAACTTAGATATACAAAGCATTGAGAGTTTAACTACTGCTTTAAATAGTTTTAAAGGAACTATACTTGCTATAAGTCACGATGCTACTTTTAGTAAAGAAATAGGCTTAATTAGAGAAATAGCTTTGTAAAATATTGTCTTACTTCATTGTATATCGCATAACAGTATGTACAGGTTCAAATGCTTCACGTAAGTAAAGTTCATACGCCTGTACATTTTGTTTTAAGACCAATAATTCGATGTAATCTACTTTTTTGGTGGCAGCCCATTGTTTCACCTCAGCAATTAATTGTTGACCTATGGATTGGTTTCTATAAGCTGGAACTACATAAATATCGGCAAAGTTTAAGTAACGGTGAGGAACAAAGCATTCGTAAGGCAGGGTTTCTTCAATAAATAATGCAACCATACCAATTAAAGTTCCCTTATCTTCAGCAAGGATAAACTCACATTCATCGGAATCAATTGTTTCTTGTAAAAAATCAATAGCTGGCAAATCAGCTTTAAAGTAGTTTGGTTGGTACGCTTGTAAGGTTTCAAACTGTTGTTGGTATATTAACTGCAACTGAGGTATATCGGAAGACACAGCTTTTCTGATAATCATAATTTATTGTATTTATAAACGAAAATACTAAGTTATTTATAAATGTTATAAATAAAGTTTTTAAAAGTAGTAAATTTGAGATTCAAACAACAATAATATGTCCACTTTACTATATAAAAAAGCCACAATAGCAGATTGTGATTTGCTAACAGAAACGGCTATAACTGCAAAAAAACATTGGGGATATGCCGATGAGCTTATTCGCCAATGGATTGATTTACTAACGATTACAGAGGAGAATTTTAAAAGAGGTAATCTTTATAAATGTTACTTAGCGGATGAATTTATAGGTTTCTTTGCCTTAGTGCCTAAAGGAGATTATATAGCATTAGAACACCTTTGGTTTTTACCTGATTTTTTAAATAAAGGCTATGGTACACAGGTTATAAAAGAAATTAAACGTATCAGCAAAGAAGAAGGTTATAAATATATTGAGGTATTTGCTGATCCCAATACAGATGGATTCTATCAAAAAGTAGGAGGAACTGCAGTTAAGAGTGTACTGACAAATGTTCCAGGGCGTATGATGAGTGTTTTTCACGTTACTGTTACAGACGAACAATGGATTGATTTGCCTACGGTAGGATTAGTTGTAGTTAATAATGGTCAATTATTATTGGCTTATAGCAACAATAAGAAAGCGTGGTACTTGCCAGGAGGAAAGGTTGATCAAGGAGAAAATAAGCAAGAAGCTTTGATTAGAGAAGTTGAAGAAGAATTAGCTGTTACGCTGGATCCTTCTAAAATGACATCTCTTTTACAGGTGTCTGCACCTGCTTATGGAGAAAAGTTAAATATTATGATGCGTCAGCAATGTTTCCTTTATGACTTAGGTGAGCAGGAAATACATCCAACAAATGAAATAGGAGCCGTGAGGTATTTTAGTTATAGCGACTATAAACAAGAGCTTGTTTTAGTACCAGGCGTTTTAATGGTTTATGATTTCTTGAAGAAAGAAAGACTTTTATAAGGAAAAAGGCTATCCTATACAGGATAGCCTTTCTTATTTTAGATACTAATTTGATTAGAATTTGTAACCAACAGAAATTTGGAATACGCTATTCTTAGCGTCTGTTTTTACTCCAGCTTGGCTTTTGAAAGCTTCAGTTAAACCAAAGTTGTAACGAGCATCAAAAAATACACCTACTGGTAATTCATATCCTAAACCAAGGTTAAGGCCAAAGTCAAATCCTTTAGTCATATCTTTAATATCCTTACCATCTAATTCAGATTTTACATTAAATCCGAATTGTGGACCAGCTTGTACGTTTAAACCTTCATAAACGTAATATTTAGCCATAACAGGTACATTGATATAGTGTAATTCGGCTTTTATATCTTTGTTTAAAAAAGAGTATTCAGCTCCTTGTGTAGAATATAAAATCTCAGGTTGAACAGAGAATTTTTCGTTCACAAAGATTTCAGCAACTCCACCAATATTGAAACCAGTTAATGATGAAGACCCTTCACCAGTTAAAGTTGCAATATTTAAACCTCCTTTAGCACCTATTTTTACATCTGGTGTTTGTGCATTAGCTGTTAAACTAAAAGCTAACGCAGCTAATAACGATAGTGTGATTTTTTTCATTGTTCTTATGTTTTATATTTTTATCAAATGTAGTTAAATTTTAATAATTCGCATTTTGTTAGTATTTATTTAACAGTTCCTGTTCTTTCGTACCAGCGTGATTTTGCGTTTTATTGATGTAGGTCAAATACTTATATAAGTAACATAGCTATCTTTGTATTATGAATTTATTTAAGATATTAAAGAAGATTAAGCCCTTTGTGGCTAATTATAAACGGTTAATTATAGGAACGTTAGTTCTTACAGCAGTCGGTTCTTTTGCGGTTCAAGTAAATGCTATTGTTCTTCGCCGTTTGGTAGATGAACTGACAAATGTAATAAATGGTTTACACGATTTGAACTACGGCTATAAGATGCTGCTGATTTGTAGTGCTATTTTAATTAGCAAGGAGATTATACTTGCGTTTATTCAATTCGGACAGAAATTCTTTGGTGAGAAATTGCGTATTTACGTATCAAGAGACATATCACAATTGGTTGTAGATCGCATCTTGACGTATCGAATGGCATTTTATACTTCTGACGACAATGATAGCGGAAAATTACAAACTCGTATTGACCAAGGTATAAGTAGTATTACCCGATTAATACAGAATTTCTTTATTGATATATTACCTCTTTTCGCCAATGCTATTGTTGCTTTGATATTTATTTATAGTGCCAATGTTTATGTGGGACTGGTAAGTACTGCAATGATACCTTTATATTTCTATGTAAGTCAGCGACAAGCAACAAAACTAAAGGGGTATAGACGTAAAATGCGTAGTTATAGAGAGAATAAGAACAACGGAATAATCTCGTTGATTAATTCAATTACTGTTATCAAGTCTTTTGTACGTGAACCATTAGAAGCCAAAAAGCACGAAGCGATTCAGTATGATATGACAGAGAACCAATTGCAAACAAGACGTACAAGTTTTGTATTTGATGCCGTGAAAGGATTTATAGAGCAATTCGGATTGGTAGTCATTATTCTATTAACTGCTTATTTTGTGTTGAAGGGAGAAATGACTGTTGGTGCTATTATGTTTCACGTTCTATTGTTTAATAATGTTACAGCGCCTATACGTCAGTTACACCGTATTTATGATGATGTGAATGATGCGATGATTTACTCAGAAAGCTTTTTTGAAATTGTAGATGCAGAAGATGAGGTTGAATCTACTGGATCGTATATTCCCAAAGAAGTTAAAGGGAAAATAGAAATTAAAGACGTTCGCTTTGACTACCCTAATGGCACTACGGCATTGAAAGATGTATCGATGACTATTGTACCAAATGAAACTACGGCTTTAGTAGGGCTAAGTGGAGCGGGGAAGAGTACAGTCATTAATCTATTAGATAAGTTTTATGCACCTACAAAAGGACAAATATTTTTAGACGGTATTGATTTAGCAGAGTACGATACTAAAGAACTCCGTAAACACATAGGCTTAGTGCTTCAAAAGAACCACATCTTTCAAGGAAGTATTGAAGATAATATCCGCTATGGTAATCCGCAAGCTACTTTTGAGGAAGTAGAGCAAGCGGCTAAGCAAGCGTATATACACGAGCAGATTATGGATTTACCGAAAGGATATCAAGCTGACGCACGTTTGTTATCAGGAGGACAACAACAGCGTATTGCCATTGCACGACTGTTCTTAAAGAATCCTGCTATTATCTTTTTAGATGAACCAACAGCAAGTTTGGATGCTATTGCCACTGAACAGATAAAACTGAGTTTAGATGCTATTAAGGAAAACCGTACGGTAATCATTGTGTCACATAGTATTTCTCAGATAATAGATGCCAATAATATTATCGTAATGGAAAAAGGGCAAGTGGTTGAAAGTGGTACACACGAAGTTTTATATGATAATAAACAAACGTATTACGATATATTCTCAGCGATGGCAAATAGCTTGAACTTAGATAAAATATCACATACGTTAAACCAAGACGAATAAGTCTTTACCAACCGTTAGATGTCAAAAGACCTGCATTTATTTGTAGGTCTTTTTTTGTGGTTTTAATTTATTGACCTATATCAATGTTTCTACTTAGGTGATACAAGACCTTTGGCGTATAAACTAAAAGAGATGAAAACATTAGAAAATACACTTAACCACTTTGGTTGGGATAGTCAAGAAAGGGTTGAAAATGCATTGAGCTTTTTAAAAAGTGGCAAGGGAATATTGTTGTTAGACGATCAAGATAGGGAGAATGAAGGGGATATTATTTTTTCTGCTCATTTGATGTCAGAGCAAGATATGGCTCTATTAATACGCTATTGCAGTGGAGTTATTTGTTTATGTCTAACCAATGAAAAGGCAGATGAGTTAGCCTTGCCTTATATGGTAGAGGAAAACAGTAGTCGTTTTCAAACTCCGTTTACAATTACAATTGAAGCAGCTAAGGGAGTTACAACAGGACTATCTGCTGCTGATAGATTGACAACAGTTCGCGCTGCGAGTAACAAAGATGCTGTTAAAGCTGATTTAGCGCGTCCTGGACATATATTTCCTCTTCGTGCTAAGAATGGTGGTGTACTTGAGAGAAACGGGCATACGGAAGGCGCAATTGATTTAATGAAATTGGCAGGATTACCTCCACAGGCAGTTTTGTGCGAATTGATGAATGACGATGGAACTATGGCGCGTTTAGTTGAGGTAGTTGATTTTGCTAAGGAGCATAAGATGACTGTACTTAGTATAGCCGATTTGGTTTATTACCGTACTTTTGTAATTGACAAATAAGCATTACATATGAAACAGTTGATTGCCTATATACAAGAGCGTATAAGCGTGTCAGAAGCGGATTTAGACCTTATTCTTTCCCGTTTTCACTATGAGAAGTTGGCAAAGGGAACGCAATTGACTTCGTCTGGACTTAGTACACAGAAGTTGTACTTTGTGTGTAAAGGATGTTTACGTATTTTCTATATCAATGAAGCAGGACAAGATGCAACTCGTTTCTTTGCTTTT contains these protein-coding regions:
- a CDS encoding ABC transporter ATP-binding protein — encoded protein: MNLFKILKKIKPFVANYKRLIIGTLVLTAVGSFAVQVNAIVLRRLVDELTNVINGLHDLNYGYKMLLICSAILISKEIILAFIQFGQKFFGEKLRIYVSRDISQLVVDRILTYRMAFYTSDDNDSGKLQTRIDQGISSITRLIQNFFIDILPLFANAIVALIFIYSANVYVGLVSTAMIPLYFYVSQRQATKLKGYRRKMRSYRENKNNGIISLINSITVIKSFVREPLEAKKHEAIQYDMTENQLQTRRTSFVFDAVKGFIEQFGLVVIILLTAYFVLKGEMTVGAIMFHVLLFNNVTAPIRQLHRIYDDVNDAMIYSESFFEIVDAEDEVESTGSYIPKEVKGKIEIKDVRFDYPNGTTALKDVSMTIVPNETTALVGLSGAGKSTVINLLDKFYAPTKGQIFLDGIDLAEYDTKELRKHIGLVLQKNHIFQGSIEDNIRYGNPQATFEEVEQAAKQAYIHEQIMDLPKGYQADARLLSGGQQQRIAIARLFLKNPAIIFLDEPTASLDAIATEQIKLSLDAIKENRTVIIVSHSISQIIDANNIIVMEKGQVVESGTHEVLYDNKQTYYDIFSAMANSLNLDKISHTLNQDE
- the ribB gene encoding 3,4-dihydroxy-2-butanone-4-phosphate synthase; amino-acid sequence: MKTLENTLNHFGWDSQERVENALSFLKSGKGILLLDDQDRENEGDIIFSAHLMSEQDMALLIRYCSGVICLCLTNEKADELALPYMVEENSSRFQTPFTITIEAAKGVTTGLSAADRLTTVRAASNKDAVKADLARPGHIFPLRAKNGGVLERNGHTEGAIDLMKLAGLPPQAVLCELMNDDGTMARLVEVVDFAKEHKMTVLSIADLVYYRTFVIDK